The Delphinus delphis chromosome 2, mDelDel1.2, whole genome shotgun sequence genome segment GGGACTCCCCGCGGTGCACAAACTGTCCCGGGGACCGAACCCCGGCTTCCACCCCTCGGGGGTCGCGCGCACCAAGTGCCGGTCCCGGGCTCGGGAACCACAGTCTCCAGGCCGCCGGGCGCTCTTTGGCGTACGACCCCAGCCTTCCCGGGGTAGAACGGCGTTGCCCCTCGCTCTCGGCTCCCGGGAGCGGGGCTGCCGCGCCCTTCCTCCGCGGGCTCCCACCCCCGTGCCCGGGGTCTCCTCCCTCTCGCCTGCACCTTCCCGCgctccctccccgccctccccgccgCCTGCCCGCGCTCACCTGGTTGTTTTTGCAGAGATCGGCCCACATGCTGGTGCCATCCCCTCCGCGCATCAGGACGTGGTAGGTGAAGAAGTAGATGCCCGGGATGGAGCAGGTGAACTTGCCCGTGGTGGGATCGTAGTGGTTACCGAGGTTGGTGACCACGTCGTCGAACTTGAGCACCTCGTAGCCTTCGTGCTGCCGCTTGAGGCCGGCGTAGAAGGCGATCTTGGGCACCGTGCTGTAGGTGGCGGCGCTGATGGCCCCGGCCGCGTTCAGGCCGGGCGCCCCGGGAGGGCCCGGCAGGCCTTGGCGGCCGGGCTCGCCCTTCTCGCCCGGCGGGCCCGCGGGGCCCGGCGGCCCGGGCTCACCGGGGGGCCCCCGCGGGCCCGCCTTCCCGGGCCTGCCTGCCTCGCCTTTGGGGCCCTGGATGAAGGTGGGCAGGGACTGCATGAGGCCGCGGTCGGGCGTGGCGGCCGTGCTGGGCGCCTTGGTGCCCCCGTAAGGGTCGCAGACCATGCGGCAGGTGCCCAGCATCTCGTAGTGCGCCGACGTGCCGGCCGAGCTCACCAGCACCGGGATGAGAACGACCAGCAGAagcaccatcaccacccccagcGCCCCGGCGGCGATCAGGCGCCTCCTGCTGCCCACCAGCCGGCTCAGCGCGGGGCGATCCTCTTGTCTGCTTTTGGACAAAATTTTGAAGGTTGGGCGGGGACCTCCTCAGAGCCGAAAACAGCCCCCTGCGAACCCCGAGTCCCCTGGGCGGGCGCGCGCGCCGGCCGCTCCTCGCCTGCTCTCGCTCCCCCCCAGCCGAGGCTGCGGCTGGGGAGGGAGCTCGGACGCCCGGCGACTTGCGCGCAAGTCCccgagcagggggtggggtgcgCGGGGCGCCCTCTCGCCGCCCGCGAGCCCCTTCGCACCTGTGGCTGCCGCCGGCGCCGGCGCGGCCCCCGGGAGGGCAGAGCCGCCGCAGCCCCTCGCGCTCGCCGGGGCCGCTCACACTTTTCCGCCGCCGCCCGCGATCGACTTTGCCGGTTTTGCCGACTGCGCCAGTTCGCACCAACTTTCCGTCTGAAGTTGCCTTTTTCTGCCTCCTCTTCTTTCGCTCGCTGGGATCGCCCTCCtcctgctttttttgtttttgttttcttcttttcctcctcggCAACCACCAGAACTCTAATAGATGCGCATCCCCCAAACCCCGCGCCGGGCGTGCGAGCTCAGGCCAGGCGCCCCCCGGGGGCGCGGAGCGGCGGCGCTGGGCACCGGCGACTCGGGGAGGCTCCGGGCTGGAGCGGAGGGGCTGGCGGGCAGCGGCGAGCGCCTCACCGCCGGGAGCGGAGCGAGAGAGAGACTGAACGCAGAATTCTGCCTGGGTACCACCTGCCAGGAGAAGAGGAGGCTGACAAACGCGCGCCGGAGCAATTTATAGGCACCCAAGGCGCAGAGGAAGGGGAGCCGCTTTGGCATCTCATTGCGGCATCTGCTCTTCTCATCCCACTCAAAGGGAGTTTGGCATTACTCTGACAATGTGGGATTTTTTCCCCCCCTCGGCctctcttctccccccaccctctgcaCATGGATGAACAGTGAGATTCTGAATACTCCCTTGCTGAGCCCAGCCGATGGCGGCGCTCTCGCTggacagatgggggtggggagtgagacAGACGTGCTGTAGCCTTCAGCACTCAAGAGTCACACCTAAGTCCCCTGTTTCCCCACTGCCTGCAGCCCCAGTCGGAGGGTGCAGTTGAAGGTTGAAAGGAGGGTGGCTGGGTCGacagcatttctctaatggctcACCCACCATCAGCGTTTCAGGTGTTTGTTCAAAATGCCACTTTTAACATAAGGAGAGCCCTCTAGAATTTTCCAGATGGTAgatgtgattttttcttttaaccttatggTTTTCCTCACCAGCCttccaaaatgaaataagatgTTTCCCAGAGAACAGTAAGGTGTGTTGAAGAGACAAAGGCCGCTTCTCAATGATTTAAATGAACGTGCCCACCGCATCAAAGCGGGGAAGGGCTGCTTCTTTCTACTAACGCTGCAGATGGTGGGTGTATACATACGAACACTTATTTACAGGCTTACAATTCTAGCAGCCTTTCAGGAGATTCAGCCACTGACCTAAGCTGCATTCACTTAAAGGTGCCACAGGCATGAGAAATAGGCACTTGTCAAGATGCCTTCAAAAGTCTTCAGATAAAGCAAGCAGCTTTCACCAAAGTACTGAGCAAGATATTTTCCTACGGTATAGAAAGAGTCCTGTAAGTTTAGGAGCGTATCTCCCGCGTGtgtcttgggggagggggaacagaAGCAAAGTATGAGAGAGGAGAGCTCCCATCTGCTGTGGCAAACAGGAGAAGGAACAGGCTGGATTTATAATATTAACGGAAAGCCCCCGGAGTAGCTGTGAGGCAAGGTATCCCACCAACAAATATATAAGACACACAAGAAGGGCTTTAAATAAACAAGTAGAATTGATTCGTACATCATACTTTTGCATATTCAGGAGCAACGGGTGTCACTCAAATGTGGGTGACATTTGCTTGTCAATACGGGGATGATGGCTGGGAAGATGGTGACTTATTACACACCAGGGCGAGAATTGAAATGAGAAGCAGAAACAAATAAGACTACACAGTAAGCAAACAATAACATCCCCGGCGCCGATCAGGGGCCTGTGGTCTGGCCCGTGGGCTCCACAGCACGGACGGACGTCCCCTCCGCTCAGCCTTCGGCCTACACCCCTTATCCCCAACCCACCAGttcagttctttctttcctccttctctgtttCAGAACAAAATAAGGTCAAATGAGGaggcagaaggaaacaaagattCATTGATTCTTCTAAGAGAAATGTCAGCAGCTCATCAGGTCTTTCCTGGGAGAATCACCACTGAGGCGTTGGGCTGtgaggcccagcccagccctggtcTCCCCCGTCtccattctccctctctctggatGCTGACACAGGCCCTGCTCCTGCTACTGGGACACAGTCCTTCTCACTTCTCAAACCTTTAACTTTTATTTGAGGGGGGTGCTTTTATAAACATGTGTCTTTACCTTGAGCATAATGACACGTGTATTTGACACTATTTTTGTTCACAGGAGCTGcatcattttcatgtgtttaagcAGCAAACACATAATAAGTTCTCTCCTGGCTACAACGCCTGTTTTCCTAAAATCTCTTCCGGGTTGCTTCTCAAAGTCACCTTTCTTTAGGGGGGTAACACATGGTGTCAGCAGTGGAGGGTAATATATTAATGAAACAGGCTCTTCCCTGATACACCAAATGATCAAATGTCATAAGGCTTCCCTATTGCTAAGGAGAGTTGAGTGGGGATAAAAGGAAAGGTTTTTTAAAGGTAGAATTGTATAAATAAATTCTCATCAAAACCCTCAAGATACATGGACGAAGCCTCAGCTCATAAAGGAACCCATCAAGGCTGGAAGAGTTGAGTTAGAACGGACCCTGGAAAGCAAGTCTCTACCTGCTCGCTTGGCAGATGGTGAGACTGAGACCCATAAGCCTCGAGTAGAATCAGGGTCATCCCATGCGCTTGCTGGTACACCTTCCTCTACAACACAGTATCAGTACAccgcagcccagcccagcccacgaCCTGCGGTACTGTTCCTAGTAATTCAGGCTTTCCTCCTTCTACTTTCTCTAATGCCAAAGCAGAGATTGATTTTTCCAAGTGAGGGCTCTAACATCTCAAAGTTCTGCTGAGATTTGGCCTTGGTGCTCAATCGTCATCCTTCACAGTGAGGACACCATCCCCCATGTCACATGGCTGACCCTCGTCTTTCCATCGAGTGCACACACCTCGACAGTGCATGGACATTTGGCTTTTTAGTGAAGGAAGTTTAAATGATCcgtctccctcctttcctctagAAATGTCCCACCAAGTATTTGTACTCTGGGAGAAACTTCCTTTGTTCCCCCAAGATTTTCAGGGACGCCTGGGCTGTAGATGAACTCATGGCTGGTTCCTGCCACTTTTCACTGCTTGAATTTCCCAGAAGGTTCTTTGGAAAGTTACTCACGCTTCAGCCCTTACTCTGACAGTTTGAATAAACCATCTGATATGGCATATTACTCATcatctttatatgtatataataatagaaaatgtgtcaattaaaaaaatatttggttcTTTTCAGTCCTCATCAGAGGACCAAGTTTTCTCTCACAGTCGATATTAGCTTTGGAAGCAGGCCCTGGAATCCAATTTTCACAGGACTTCCCAATCATTTCTCAAGAAAACACCAGGCTCCATCTTCCCATTCCTTCTGCCCCTGGGCCTTTGGGACCATTAAATAATAAAGTCAAATACAGAAACCCAGGGGTTTCCCTGGGTTtcctgcagtggttaagaatccgcctgccaacgcaggggacacaagttggagtcctggtccgggaagatcccacatgctgcggagcagctaagcccgtgcaccacaactactgagcctgtgctctagagcctgcgagccacaactactgaagcccacgtgctgcaactactgaagcctgtgcgcctagagcccgtgctccacaacaagagaagccaccgcaatgagaagcccgcgcaccacaacgaagagtagccccgactcactgcaactagagaaagcccgcacgcagcaacaaagacccaacacagccaaaaataaataaataaaaataaataaatttaattttaaaaaaacgaaCAGAAACACATGATCTGGGTTGGGTGATGCCCCTGTGATTTTCACCTCTCCCACATCATTTCTGTCTCTTTCGCAGAACTGAGCAGATCCTAAACACACGACTTCCACACAGACGTGCGTGGCCACCCATTaatctttattgagcacccactggcAGCATAGCCCTACACCGGGCTCTTCCAAGGCAAACAAATATTTAGTCATGAGAATGATTTCCAAATCCAGCAGCACTTCAACAGAAATAGCATTTcttataacaggaaaaaaaataatgaattcacAGACCCAAGGGCTATCTAAAGAAATAGATattaagaatgtaaaaaaaaaaaaatgggggccGGATCAGCTATCTTTAATTTCTGGGTCTCAAAATTGTATTTCAGGACACACACTCGTTTGACTGAAGAATTGGAGGTTTCCAGCCATACAGGGTCTGCTTGGAGTTATGTCGGGAAGCTGTGGAATCAGAGGAGTCTTAACTTGAATGTTAGTTTCCACATTTAGTAGCTGGGGAAGTTACTTGTAAACTTCCTGaggcttaatttccttttctgtgaaatacCTACATCAGGATTGTTGCGAAGACTGAGTTAATGCGTATAATTACAATGATACTCAATGCCCACGAAAAGCCCAGTAAATGTCAGCTTCCATCTTAGTATACTGTAGGTCTACtgagtagtgtgtgtatgtctatgaaCTTGATGGTAGAACACAAGGCTCTCAAGGAAGTTAAAGCAAAGAGTCAGGCTTGAAACAAATGACATCCAATGGGCAATAAGTATTACAGACTTAGAACGAGAAAGCACACAGAAGTTCTCCAGGAGAGCAGCCTTCTGTGTTCCAAAACAAGGCAAGACACAACTCAAAATAAAGATCACTTTACCCTTCTCCAAAGGAAGAAAACGTTTCATAGCCAGGTTATTTGAATTCACGGCAGTCTGCTAGACCAAGGTTTTAGACTTAGAACCTAGTAGGGCAGCATTAGAACGTGCTTTTTGTCCTCTGGAAAGTTCTCCAAATCCCAAGTGGCAAGTGTATTTAAAAAGCACTGAGGTAGTTATTCAGGACCTGAGCCTCTGGGGGATGACTCTCAACAAAGCAAACATACCGGAGAGGGCGGCTTTGTACAGGCAGCCGGAAGAGCGATCACACTGCTGGGGACCTAAGTCATAAACATACTCAGGAGAGAATTCCCAACACAAAACTCTCCACTGAAGATGGTGAGCTGCACAGCTAGCTTGGCAGATCTACTGTCAGAAAATGGGAGGTAACCAGCACATGACGTAAGACTCCGTTACAATATACGGCTTCAACTTGGTCTCCACTTCTTGCTATATCATTCCATAGAAGGATGAAATCTCTAGTATGGATATGATATTTTCGACTTGCCATGGGTCAAATATTATGGTCCCTATGACTCTACTTAATGTAGAATTGAAATGTTACAAAGAATGAGATCTAAGAGATCAGCGAGTCCTCCTAAGCTATGCTCAGGACAACTCAGTCATACAAGGTAGATGAATGAACTCAAGAAACTAATAgcacttgtttacaaaacagaaacagactttcagatactgaaaacaaacttacggttaccaaaggggaaacgtggataaattaggagcttgggatgaacattcacacactattatatataagatagataaccaacaaggacctactgtagagcacaggg includes the following:
- the C1QL3 gene encoding complement C1q-like protein 3, encoding MVLLLVVLIPVLVSSAGTSAHYEMLGTCRMVCDPYGGTKAPSTAATPDRGLMQSLPTFIQGPKGEAGRPGKAGPRGPPGEPGPPGPAGPPGEKGEPGRQGLPGPPGAPGLNAAGAISAATYSTVPKIAFYAGLKRQHEGYEVLKFDDVVTNLGNHYDPTTGKFTCSIPGIYFFTYHVLMRGGDGTSMWADLCKNNQVRASAIAQDADQNYDYASNSVVLHLEPGDEVYIKLDGGKAHGGNNNKYSTFSGFIIYAD